One Deinococcus sp. LM3 genomic region harbors:
- a CDS encoding macro domain-containing protein, producing MPLELTQGDIAAQDTDAVVTAANRELAGGGGVDGVIHRAAGPELLRAIRAIGGTPTGTAVITPAFGLSALGVRFVIHAVGPIWRGGGQGEAELLAAAYRSSLELAAAHGCRSVAFPAISTGVYGYPLDRAAGVALATAQAFLTDHPEMHVRFVLFDGGSLNVFRRALERLQG from the coding sequence ATGCCGCTCGAACTGACTCAGGGAGACATCGCCGCGCAGGACACGGACGCCGTGGTGACCGCCGCGAACAGGGAACTGGCGGGCGGCGGCGGCGTGGACGGCGTGATTCACCGTGCGGCCGGGCCGGAGTTGCTGCGTGCCATCCGCGCTATTGGCGGCACGCCCACCGGCACGGCCGTCATCACCCCCGCGTTCGGGCTGTCCGCGCTGGGCGTGCGGTTCGTGATTCACGCGGTCGGGCCGATCTGGCGCGGCGGGGGGCAGGGCGAGGCTGAACTGCTGGCCGCCGCGTACCGCTCCAGCCTGGAACTGGCCGCCGCGCACGGGTGCCGCAGCGTGGCGTTCCCGGCCATCAGTACCGGCGTGTACGGCTACCCACTGGACCGCGCCGCCGGGGTGGCCCTGGCGACCGCGCAGGCGTTCCTGACCGACCACCCAGAGATGCACGTGCGCTTCGTGCTGTTCGACGGCGGCAGCCTGAACGTGTTCCGCCGCGCCCTGGAACGTCTGCAAGGCTGA